In Hoplias malabaricus isolate fHopMal1 chromosome 6, fHopMal1.hap1, whole genome shotgun sequence, a single window of DNA contains:
- the ints3 gene encoding integrator complex subunit 3, which translates to MELAAAAAAAKGRAPGRLVHSSCLDAKDELEERLERCVAITTSITNGLSEREANDALTAHVCKGPQQHEEVCLGLFMVLLTEPPQAQRCYRDLTLVNRDGMNVVLIKINQILMEKFLKLQDVCRTQLVWLVRELVKSGVIGADGVLMTLMKQIAGGDISNKNLWLAENVLDILVEQREWVLKSGMLVAMSVYTYLRLIVDHGIPSLLSLRQREVDFCIGLLRERFMECFIIGRDLVRLLQNVARIPEMDLLWRDLLHNPQTLSPQFTGLLQLLTSRTSRKFLACRLTPDMETKLLFMTSRVRFGQQKRYQDWFQRQYLSTAESQSLRCDLIRYICGVVHPSNEVLSSDILPRWAIIGWLLTTCTSNVAASNAKLALFYDWLFFNPEKDSIMNIEPAILVMHHSMKPHPAITATLLDFMCRIIPNFFPPLEVQVRQGVFNSLNFIMEKRVLAHLAPLFDNPKLDRELRSMLRERFPEFCSSPSPPTEVKMEESVPLEMDNHVLDKEDGCYDNTDATFSDDEEELNNKDNGRGKKREFRFQQIKETYIDEPADITPYVDQLDETLKEKVLQLQKGSDTETHCEVMQEMVDLILEEDFDSEQMSALASCLAELFKSHFRGDVLPEEITEESLEESVCKPVCLIFRNLCQMQEDNSGFSVLLDMLAELYQKQPKIGYHLLYYLKASKAAAGKMNLYESFAQATALGDLHTCLMMDMKACQEDDVRLLCYLTPSIYSEFPDETLRSGELLNMIVAVIDSTQLQELMCHVMMGNLVMFRKDSVLNILIQSLDWETFEQYSTWQLFLAHSIPLETIIPILQHLKYKEHPEALSCLLLQLRRENPSEEMVKMVLSRPCHPEDQFTTSILRHWATKHDDLLGEHIKALLIKNNNMPRKRQSLRSSSSKLAQLTLEQMLEHLDSLRLSFSNTKNNFFSQTPILQALQHVQASCDEAHKMRFSDLFSLAEEYEDSSKPPKSRRKAPASSPRSRKGAAPPANNEEDSGSTSASEEEDSKPKAPKRKRKGSSAVGSDSD; encoded by the exons cGTTTGGAAAGGTGTGTCGCAATCACCACGTCCATCACCAACGGTCTGTCAGAACGAGAAGCCAACGATGCCCTCACTGCCCAT GTGTGTAAGGGTCCTCAGCAGCATGAGGAAGTGTGCCTTGGCCTGTTCATGGTGCTGCTCACCGAGCCTCCACAAGCACAGAGG TGTTACAGGGACCTGACTCTAGTGAACCGAGACGGCATGAATGTGGTTCTGATCAAGATTAACCAGATCCTCATGGAGAAGTTCCTCAAGCTCCAGGACGTGTGTCGTACGCAG TTGGTGTGGTTGGTGCGAGAGTTGGTGAAAAGTGGAGTCATAGGAGCAGATGGAGTTCTCATGACGCTCATGAAGCAGATCGCTG GAGGTGATATTTCCAACAAAAACCTGTGGCTGGCAGAAAATGTCTTGGACATCTTAGTGGAACAAAG ggagtGGGTGTTAAAGAGTGGGATGTTAGTGGCTATGTCGGTGTACACATACCTGCGGCTCATAGTGGATCATGGGATTCCGAGCCTGCTGTCCCTTCGCCAGAGAGAGGTGGACTTCTGCATCGGACTCCTACGAGAGAGG ttcatGGAGTGTTTTATCATTGGGAGAGATCTAGTCAGACTGTTACAAAACGTTGCTCGTATTCCCGAGATGGACCTACTGTGGAGAGACCTGCTGCACAACCCCCAAACCCTCAGCCCACAGTTTACAG gttTGTTGCAGCTCCTCACATCTCGTACGTCCAGAAAATTCCTGGCGTGCCGCCTCACACCTGATATGGAGACCAAGCTACTGTTCATGACCTCACGG GTTCGGTTTGGGCAGCAGAAACGCTATCAGGACTGGTTCCAGCGACAGTACTTGTCCACAGCAGAGAGCCAGTCACTACGCTGCGATCTCATTCGCTACATCTGTGGTGTCGTCCACCCCTCAAACGAGGTCCTGAGCTCAGACATACTGCCTCGGTGGGCCATCATCGGCTGGCTGCTCACTACCTGCACG TCAAATGTTGCTGCATCAAATGCCAAACTGGCCCTGTTCTATGATTGGCTCTTCTTCAACCCAGAAAAGGACAGCATCATGAATATTG agCCAGCCATTCTGGTGATGCACCACTCCATGAAGCCCCACCCTGCCATCACTGCCACACTTCTGGACTTCATGTGTCGA ATAATCCCTAACTTTTTCCCACCACTGGAAGTTCAAGTGCGCCAAGGTGTCTTCAACTCTCTTAACTTTATCATGGAGAAAAGAGTCTTGGC CCACTTGGCTCCGCTGTTCGACAACCCTAAACTGGACCGTGAATTGCGGTCCATGTTGAGAGAACGTTTCCCAGAGTTCTGCAGTTCCCCCTCTCCACCCACAGAAG TCAAAATGGAAGAATCCGTTCCCTTGGAGATGGACAATCATGTGTTGGATAAGGAAGATGGTTGCTATGACAACACGGATGCTACTTTtagtgatgatgaggaggagTTGAACAATAAGG ATAATGGCAGAG GTAAAAAGCGTGAGTTCCGGTTCCAGCAGATCAAGGAGACGTATATAGATGAACCAGCTGACATCACACCATATGTGGACCAACTGGATGAGACGCTGAAGGAGAAAGTGTTACAGTTACAGAAGGGCAG CGACACGGAAACACACTGTGAGGTCATGCAGGAAATGGTGGACCTCATTTTAGAG GAGGACTTTGACTCAGAGCAGATGTCTGCTCTGGCCTCCTGTCTGGCCGAGCTGTTCAAAAGTCACTTCAGAGGAGACGTTCTTCCTGAGGAAATCACTGAAGA gtccctggaggagTCTGTGTGTAAGCCAGTATGTCTGATCTTCAGAAACCTGTGTCAGATGCAGGAAGATAACAGTGGCTTCTCGGTTTTGCTGGACATGCTCGCAGAACTCTACCAGAAACAGCCTAAAATCGGATATCACCTCCTCTACTACCTCAAAGCCAG taAAGCGGCAGCGGGGAAGATGAATCTGTATGAGTCATTTGCCCAGGCCACGGCACTGGGAGACCTTCACACCTGCCTCATGATGGACATGAAGGCCTGCCAGGAGGACGACGTGAGGCTACTGTGTTACCTTACTCCTTCCATCTACTCAGag TTCCCAGATGAAACCCTGCGCAGTGGTGAACTTCTAAATATGATTGTGGCAGTCATTGATTCTACACAG CTTCAGGAGCTGATGTGTCATGTAATGATGGGCAATCTGGTGATGTTCCGCAAAGACTCTGTGCTCAATATTCTCA TTCAGTCTCTGGACTGGGAGACGTTTGAGCAGTATAGCACATGGCAGCTGTTTCTGGCCCACAGCATCCCACTGGAAACCATTATCCCCATCCTTCAGCACCTCAAATACAAAG AGCATCCAGAAGCTCTCTCCTGCCTGCTACTGCAACTTCGCAGAGAAAA CCCCAGTGAAGAGATGGTGAAGATGGTTTTAAGTAGGCCGTGTCACCCGGAGGATCAGTTTACCACCAGCATCTTGCGACACTGGGCAACCAAACATGACGATTTACTCGGGGAGCACATAAAGGCCCTGCTGATCAAGAACAACAACATGCCTCGCAAACGCCAGAG TTTGAGGAGCTCCAGCAGTAAATTAGCTCAGCTGACCTTAGAGCAGATGTTGGAGCATTTGGACAGTCTGAGACTCAGTTTCAGCAACACCAAGAATAACT TTTTTTCGCAGACACCCATCCTGCAGGCATTACAGCACGTTCAGGCCAGCTGTGACGAAGCCCACAAGATGAG GTTCAGCGATCTCTTCTCGTTGGCTGAAGAATATGAGGATTCCTCTAAGCCTCCCAAATCTCGGCGCAAAGCTCCTGCCTCTTCACCTCGATCCCGAAAGGGAGCAGCTCCTCCAGCCAACAATGAGGAAGACAGCGGCTCCACTAGCGCCTCT GAAGAGGAGGACTCCAAACCCAAAGCcccaaagaggaaaagaaaaggctcttccgcAGTGGGCTCGGACAGTGACTGA